The Candidatus Limnocylindrales bacterium nucleotide sequence GCTCCCGGACAGCCGTCGCGCGAAAGCAACGGTATCGCGTACACGTGTCGCGGCGGATTCATCGACACCGCGCACCTTCGCGACTACGCGGACCTGACCGCGTATCTCGCGCCGCAGATCCGTGCGCGCCTCGACGGCGGCGGCGACATCGTGCTCGCCGACCAGGGCGGCACGCGCACGGTTCGCGTCCGGCCGCTGCCTCGAGCCGTGTCCGGACGCGAGCGCGACGCGTTTTCGATCGCGGCTGCCGAGTGGACCACGTTCGAGCTTTCGGTGTGGCGCGAGATCGCAACCTGGTACGGCCACGAAACGGTACCGCCGTGGCCCGAGAAGATCTCATCGTTTTCGATCGAGGATCTGTACTCGAACCTGCTCGGAACCAGGCTCGCCGGAGCGCTTCTCGCAACGCGCACGTTTCGTAACGAAGCCGAATACGACTCGGCGATGAGCGCGTGGATCGACGCGGCGCTCGATGCCCTCGGCATCGTCTCGCAGCAAGCGGCCGCCGACGCGATGAAAGCCGTGGCGGGCCTCTGGTGGGATCCGCAGCGCAAGGTTCCCGACTGGAAGGTGCTTCGCCGCCGCAAGTTCGACATCTACGGGACCGTGCCGCCGTGGCTGATCGAATCGGCCTCGGGAAGAACAGTCGACGCCGCGCCGGGCTGCGATGGTCACCAGGAGCCGGTCGTGCTGCACACCATCGATCGCTTGGGTGGCATCACGATCCGCGACGTTGCATCGGTCGAGCTCGTCGTCAGCGACAAGCTCGCATCGCACGGGTTTCCGTTCCCGCGCGGCGGCGACCGGCACATCACGCCGGGGGATTTCCCGACGATCGTCGACGCGATCCGTCGCGAGACGAG carries:
- a CDS encoding DUF4056 domain-containing protein, which gives rise to MMSVRAQPLRSTVFVACAIFCIVLTGCTQLSGKRSRIAAAPAPTRELLLDVMTAGDGHIRVAEQHTPQDGPLPFFVPPEPDRLRPCCAFGYDLKVKIGAVPVPGFSMQTVRGRSDIGQHSYGAGLVQFASSPVAHAPGQPSRESNGIAYTCRGGFIDTAHLRDYADLTAYLAPQIRARLDGGGDIVLADQGGTRTVRVRPLPRAVSGRERDAFSIAAAEWTTFELSVWREIATWYGHETVPPWPEKISSFSIEDLYSNLLGTRLAGALLATRTFRNEAEYDSAMSAWIDAALDALGIVSQQAAADAMKAVAGLWWDPQRKVPDWKVLRRRKFDIYGTVPPWLIESASGRTVDAAPGCDGHQEPVVLHTIDRLGGITIRDVASVELVVSDKLASHGFPFPRGGDRHITPGDFPTIVDAIRRETSRALGGPADHP